Proteins from a single region of Oreochromis niloticus isolate F11D_XX linkage group LG7, O_niloticus_UMD_NMBU, whole genome shotgun sequence:
- the LOC102079861 gene encoding formin-like protein 2 isoform X2, whose protein sequence is MDYAEHILSLTKTIKKMVNTMKSNKERCRRIAERVQAVERLVLNITQSDPSQISETVNVTLKELYTILNSAKDLIAKFSQTKSVKTFFKAGNIEEKFNEVNQRLTENFQVLSGALQIEHTNMLQKVYAAVSRQNTEEEVCSMMANTSLTPLMLPSSPETRPLYPELPPTPVSSPTASMSPPAPLYSPTASVIPPLPVSSPIGFMLPPAPLYSPTAFMSPPAPLSGSLYPELPPTPVSSPTNLILPSMPVSAPFAAQPLYNTTTSPFVVNNNVASTPVIQADNANTMPVFRTVHSKPTSSCGQEAMLS, encoded by the coding sequence ATGGACTATGCTGAACATATCTTGTCGCTTACCAAAACCATCAAAAAGATGGTTAACACTATGAAGTCCAATAAGGAGCGCTGCAGAAGGATTGCGGAAAGAGTCCAAGCTGTGGAAAGGCTAGTTTTAAACATCACACAGAGTGATCCAAGCCAAATCTCTGAGACGGTAAATGTAACTCTGAAGGAACTTTACACCATCTTGAATTCTGCCAAGGATCTGATAGCAAAATTCTCTCAAACCAAGTCTGTTAAGACCTTCTTTAAGGCTGGAAACATTGAAGAAAAGTTCAACGAGGTGAACCAAAGGCTCACAGAGAACTTCCAGGTCCTTTCTGGTGCTCTGCAGATTGAGCACACCAACATGCTGCAAAAGGTGTATGCAGCTGTTTCAAGACAAAATACTGAGGAAGAGGTTTGCAGTATGATGGCTAATACTAGTCTCACACCCCTGATGCTTCCCTCTTCTCCAGAGACACGCCCCCTATATCCTGAGCTTCCTCCCACACCTGTGTCCAGTCCTACAGCTTCTATGAGTCCTCCTGCTCCATTGTACAGTCCTACAGCTTCTGTGATTCCGCCTCTTCCAGTGTCCAGTCCTATAGGTTTTATGCTTCCACCTGCTCCATTGTACAGTCCTACAGCTTTTATGAGTCCGCCTGCTCCATTGTCAGGGTCTCTATATCCTGAGCTTCCTCCCACACCAGTGTCTAGCCCTACAAATCTTATACTTCCCTCCATGCCAGTGTCTGCACCTTTTGCAGCCCAGCCTCTCTACAACACTACAACATCTCCCTTTGTCGTTAACAACAACGTAGCCTCCACTCCTGTTATTCAAGCTGACAACGCGAACACCATGCCTGTCTTCAGAACTGTTCACTCAAAACCCACCAGCTCATGTGGTCAAGAAGCTATGTTAAgctaa